Proteins co-encoded in one Megalops cyprinoides isolate fMegCyp1 chromosome 1, fMegCyp1.pri, whole genome shotgun sequence genomic window:
- the acp5a gene encoding tartrate-resistant acid phosphatase type 5a: protein MEDYDRNRSSIRFLAVGDWGGLPNSPYITPIEKATAVEMGKVADQMGADFVLALGDNFYYKGVTDVNDPRFEETFESVFTANSLNIPWYVVAGNHDHAGNVTAQIEYSSRSERWHFPCHYYELNFRVPRTDSTLTILMVDTVLLCGNSDDFADEKPRGPLDAVAANRQLRWLHQRMERSKADFLLVAGHYPVWSVSEHGPTECLLKRLRPLLVKHKATAFFCGHDHNLQYLKESGVGYVVSGAGNFMEADMRHRNQVPRGSLKFFAGQESTMGGFAHVEVTKKQMVITFFQARGTSLYRTTLSKRDIDDSGTPYY from the exons ATGGAAGATTATGACC GTAACAGAAGCTCAATCCGGTTCCTGGCGGTTGGAGACTGGGGGGGATTGCCGAACTCCCCGTACATCACGCCCATCGAGAAGGCGACCGCAGTCGAGATGGGGAAGGTGGCGGACCAGATGGGAGCTGACTTTGTGCTGGCACTGGGAGACAACTTCTACTACAAGGGAGTGACCGATGTGAATGACCCCAGGTTCGAG GAGACCTTTGAGAGTGTCTTCACAGCAAACTCGCTGAACATCCCCTGGTACGTCGTCGCTGGCAACCACGACCACGCTGGAAATGTGACAGCGCAGATTGAGTACAGCAGCCGCTCTGAGAGATG gcactTCCCCTGCCACTACTACGAGCTGAACTTCCGTGTGCCGCGCACGGACAGCACCCTGACCATCCTGATGGTGGACACGGTGCTTCTGTGCGGGAACTCCGACGACTTCGCGGACGAGAAGCCCCGCGGGCCCCTGGACGCCGTGGCGGCTAACCGGCAGCTGCGCTGGCTCCATCAGAGGATGGAGCGGTCCAAGGCCGACTTCCTGCTGGTGGCGGGCCACTACCCGGTGTGGTCCGTGTCTGAGCACGGCCCCACTGAGTGTCTGCTGAAGAGgctgcgccccctgctggtcaagcACAAGGCCACGGCTTTCTTCTGCGGTCACGACCACAACCTTCAG TACCTGAAGGAGTCAGGGGTGGGGTACGTGGTCAGCGGAGCAGGGAACTTCATGGAGGCGGACATGCGCCACCGTAACCAGGTCCCCCGCGGCTCTCTGAAGTTCTTCGCCGGGCAGGAGTCCACCATGGGCGGCTTTGCACACGTGGAGGTCACCAAGAAGCAGATGGTCATCACCTTCTTCCAGGCCAGAGGGACCTCCCTGTACCGCACCACCCTGTCCAAACGGGACATTGACGACTCTGGGACACCTTACTACTAG
- the gcdha gene encoding glutaryl-CoA dehydrogenase a has protein sequence MALRNAVIRLLANTQRCAVISASRAQGTAAPAHLGGKKTEEKKPAKTPKVQFNWQDALDLEGLLTEEEIMIRDTFRTYCQEKLMPRILMANRNEVFHRDIVSEMGELGVLGPTIKGYGCAGTSYVAYGLIAREVERVDSGYRSVMSVQSSLVMHPINAYGTEEQKEKYLPRLARGEILGCFGLTEPNHGSDPSSMETRAKYNPSSRTFTISGAKTWITNSPVADICVVWARCEDGRVRGFILERGMNGLSTPKIEGKFSLRASATGMILMDEVEVPEENLLPNVSGLGGPFGCLNNARYGIAWGALGAAEFCFHAARQYTLDRIQFGVPLARNQLMQKKMADMLTEITIGLQSCLQLGRLIDEKRAAPEMISMLKRNSCGKALDIARQARDMLGGNGIADEYHIIRHVMNLEAVNTYEGTHDIHALILGRAITGLQSFTVEK, from the exons ATGGCTTTAAGGAATGCTGTTATCCGTTTGCTCGCCAACACGCAGAGATGTGCTGTGATTTCAGCTTCAAGAGCACAGggaacagcagcaccagctcACTTGG GGGGAAAGAAGACGGAAGAAAAAAAGCCAGCTAAGACAC CCAAGGTGCAGTTTAACTGGCAGGATGCATTGGATCTGGAAGGGCttctgacagaggaggagaTAATGATCCGGGACACTTTCCGCACCTACTGTCAGGAGAAACTCATGCCCCGTATCCTGATGGCCAACAGAAATGAAG TGTTCCATCGGGATATAGTTTCGGAGATGGGGGAGCTGGGAGTTCTTGGGCCAACTATCAAAG GATATGGGTGTGCAGGGACGAGCTACGTGGCCTATGGGCTGATTGCGAGGGAAGTCGAAAGGGTGGACAGTGGCTACCGTTCTGTAATGAGTGTCCAGTCCTCATTGGTCATGCATCCCATCAATGCCTATggcacagaggagcagaaggaGAAGTATCTGCCCAGGCTAG CACGTGGGGAGATTTTGGGCTGTTTTGGACTGACGGAACCAAACCATGGCAGTGATCCAAGTAGCATGGAGACTCGGGCCAAATACAATCCCTCCAGCCGCACCTTCACCATCTCTGGGGCCAAGACTTG GATCACCAACTCTCCGGTGGCGGACATCTGTGTGGTATGGGCCAGGTGCGAGGATGGCCGGGTGAGGGGCTTCATCCTGGAGCGCGGCATGAACGGCCTTTCCACGCCCAAGATCGAGGGCAAGTTCTCGCTGAGGGCGTCTGCCACAGGCATGATCCTGATGGATGAGGTGGAGGTACCCGAGGAGAACCTGTTGCCCAACGTCTCTGGCCTGGGA GGTCCCTTTGGCTGCCTAAACAACGCCCGCTATGGCATTGCATGGGGCGCTCTGGGTGCTGCTGAGTTCTGCTTTCATGCAGCCCGCCAGTACACCTTGGACAG GATTCAGTTTGGTGTTCCCTTAGCAAGGAATCAGCTGATGCAGAAGAAGATGGCTGACATGCTGACAGAGATCACCATTGGGCTGCAGTCCTGTCTGCAGCTGGGCAGACTCATTGATGAAAAGAG AGCGGCCCCAGAGATGATCTCcatgctgaagagaaacagctgtGGCAAAGCACTGGACATTGCTAGGCAGGCAAGAGACATGCTGGGTGGCAACGGCATAGCAGACGAATACCACATCATCCGCCACGTCATGAACCTGGAGGCCGTCAACACTTACGAGG GTACCCACGACATCCATGCCTTGATTTTGGGCAGAGCCATCACTGGGCTGCAGTCATTCACAGTAGAGAAATAG
- the syce2 gene encoding synaptonemal complex central element protein 2 produces SDDSGIDTSRSDAESDVASDDPVHLPAISLRINEIGKKAQDLVEKINEHRAMDQEIMNTFQDKLTQKVAEVCQRVKEQMFSSYEGNSRVIESRLVELSAVLERSSQLISELQDASQTLAAINMGLRQLPEQ; encoded by the exons AGTGACGACTCTGGCATCGACACCTCCAGAAGTGATGCTGAAAGCGATGTTGCAAGTGACGATCCTGTTCATTTACCTGCCATCAGTTTGAGGATTAATGAGATAGGGAAAAAAGCTCAGGATTTGGTAGAGAAGATCAATGAGCATCGTGCAATGGATCAGGAAATAATGAACACCTTCCAGGACAAGCTAACACAGAAG GTGGCCGAGGTGTGTCAGCGGGTGAAAGAACAGATGTTCAGCAGCTACGAGGGGAACAGCCGTGTGATAGAGTCCAGACTTGTGGAGCTGTCAGCAGTGCTGGAGAGGAGCAGTCAACTCATCTCTGAGTTGCAGGATGCCAGTCAGACTCTAGCTGCCATCAACATGGGCCTTCGTCAGCTACCAGAGCAATGA